The genomic interval GGACGGATACCCACAATTACCTGTTCGCAATCCGGTCCGATTGCAGTAGCAACATCTGTAATTTTATAAGATGGGATTTTAGGAATAAAAATTTCACCGCCCCAGGCATTATCCAATGCATGCATAACCATATCAACACCACCTTGTAAAGAGATATTAAAACGGGTCATATTTGCATCAGTAATAGGCAATTTACCCTCAGCTTTTTTATTTAAGAAGAATGGTATAACTGATCCGTTTGATCCCATTACATTTCCGTAACGTACTACAGAAAAAACAATCGGGCTATCACCTTTAATATTGTTCGCTGCAACAAATAATTTATCTGAAGTCAGTTTAGTTGCGCCATATAAATTAATCGGAGCACAAGCTTTATCAGTTGATAAAGCAACAACTCTTTCCACGTTCGTTTCAAAACAAGCATGGATCACATTCTGTGCACCCATAACATTTGTTTTAATACACTCGTCAGGGTTATACTCTGCAATTGGAACATGTTTCATTGCGGCTGCATGGATTACAAAATCAACGCCTTTAAAAGCTCTGATTAACCTTTGCTCATCCCTCACATCTCCAATAAAGAACCTTAACTGCGGAAAGTCCTTTTCAGGATATTCCTGTGCCATTTGAAACTGTTTCTGCTCATCTCTGGAGAAGATAATTATTCTTCTCACTTCAGGATGTTTAGCTAAAATTTCTTTTGTTAATGCTTTTCCCAGAGAACCGGTACCGCCGGTAATCAAAATACTCTTATGACTTAAATCTAACATATACTAATTTGAATACTATTGCTATAAACTAATTTCTTTAATTATCTTTTTTATAATGATGGTTATTAAACTTAAGAAGCCAAATATTATCCCACCAAAAATAATACCCTTTAATTTACCAAAACTTTGTTTTTCCAATGGAAAAACGGGTTCGTCAATGACCTGGATCAGGGGCGCCTCTTTCCGTAATGAAATTTTAGAAAGCTCCAGATTTTTCACCAGCTCACCTAACATTGCCTTATTAGTTTCAATTGAAATCTGAGATCTCTGAACCGGAGCGACACGCTGTACCTGACGGGTAATATTTAAATTTGGCGTTGCATCTGCTATACTGACCGCCGAATATATAGCACCATTCATTGCAGAACGTACAGAGTCTGTCTTTTGTTGCAAAATCTTTATACTTTCCAAAGATTTCTTCGTCTTTGTCTCTATATAAAAATCATTTACATTTTTCACAATCTGTTCATTAAACTCCTTGGAAAAGTCTTCATCAGTTGTGGTCACTTCTGCACGGATGATACTCAGTTTTTTATCCGGCTTACTTACATTCAGCAAATTACCACTGATATCTTCCACTATCTTGCCGAGA from Pedobacter sp. WC2423 carries:
- the pseB gene encoding UDP-N-acetylglucosamine 4,6-dehydratase (inverting), with protein sequence MLDLSHKSILITGGTGSLGKALTKEILAKHPEVRRIIIFSRDEQKQFQMAQEYPEKDFPQLRFFIGDVRDEQRLIRAFKGVDFVIHAAAMKHVPIAEYNPDECIKTNVMGAQNVIHACFETNVERVVALSTDKACAPINLYGATKLTSDKLFVAANNIKGDSPIVFSVVRYGNVMGSNGSVIPFFLNKKAEGKLPITDANMTRFNISLQGGVDMVMHALDNAWGGEIFIPKIPSYKITDVATAIGPDCEQVIVGIRPGEKVHEEMITPSDSFYTYDLGKYYTILPATHKWSLEDFKSKFNAELVPNGFAYNSGDNTEWETISTLRALIKEHVDFSFEA
- a CDS encoding lipopolysaccharide biosynthesis protein, yielding MEEKAIEIKNETDEISLKELSVKFGEWYRYILSKWMTILAFGILGGILGYTYAWYKKPVYIATTTFVLDDADKGGGLSQYAGLASIAGFDLGGSGGGIFQGDNILVLYKSRKMIEKTLLTEVEFNGKKQTLLEKYIEFKKLREGWAKNEKLKNIQFKTTLGPESQKNGFTRLQDSILGKIVEDISGNLLNVSKPDKKLSIIRAEVTTTDEDFSKEFNEQIVKNVNDFYIETKTKKSLESIKILQQKTDSVRSAMNGAIYSAVSIADATPNLNITRQVQRVAPVQRSQISIETNKAMLGELVKNLELSKISLRKEAPLIQVIDEPVFPLEKQSFGKLKGIIFGGIIFGFLSLITIIIKKIIKEISL